Genomic segment of Peribacillus frigoritolerans:
GGGACACAATTCGATGCAAGCAAATCCTTTAAAACCTGCCCAGGTCCAACAGATGGCAGCTGATCTTCATCACCAACCAATATCACTTGGACATTTTCCGGCAGAGCTTTAAACAATTGATGGGCCAGCCACGTATCCACCATTGAAACCTCATCGATGATTACGATACGGCCATCCAGCTGATTATCCTCATCATGGGAAAAGCCTTCACTCCCGTTCCACCCGAGCAAACGATGGATCGTAACAGCGGGAAGCCCAGTCGATTCGGCCATGCGTTTCGCTGCACGGCCAGTAGGAGCCGCAAGTACGAATGGAAATGGATCGCTTCCTTCTTTTTTATAATCGTTAATGTCCATGGAAACGCCATGCAGCTCTGCATATAGCTCAACGATTCCTTTGATGACTGTCGTCTTACCCGTACCCGGTCCGCCCGTCAAGATTAACATGGGTGATTGCAGGGCCGTTTGGATCGCTTCCTTTTGGGCCGGGGCATAGGAAACATCCAGCCGCTCTTCCAGCTCCCCAAGTGCCAGCAAGAACTCTGATTCGGGGAACTGGTCCTCATACTCGGTTTGAGCAAGCAGCCGCTTGATGTTCATCACGATTCCCTTTTCCGAATAGAAAAGCGAAGGCGGATAAATTCGTTGATCCTCGACAACTATTTTCCCCTCTTGCGTCAATTCGATTATTTCCGAGGAAATGTTCGTGAACTCAATGCGGTCCCGCTTATTTTCCTCAAGCAGCCGTTTGACCGCTTCCAATAGCTGCTCAGCTTCTATGTAGATATTTCCGTCCTGCAGGCATTGAGATTCAAGCGTATACAAGCACGCAGCCTTGATTCGGTCGGGATGGCTGCCGGAAATGCCCAGCTGATGTCCAAGCTCATCCGCCCGTCCAAAACCAATCCCTTCAATATCCTCTACGAGCTTATACGGATTTCCCTGAACCATCGTGATCGTATCCTGTTTATACATTTGATAAATCTTCATCGACAGCTGCGGACCGAAGCCATATTGATTCAGGGCGATCATCACCTGCTCCAGACCTTGATGCTCGACCAATGTATCATAGAGGCCCTTTGCCTTTTCCCCGGATAGCTTCGGGATATCATCAAGTAGCGAGGGCTGAGCCAGAATTTTTGAAATTGCCTTTTCACCCAGTGTCTCAACAATGCTTTCTGCTGTTTTCTTCCCAATGCCCTTGAAAAGGTCACCTGATAAATAACTGACGATGCCTTCCTTGGATTGAGGCAGATCCTTGCGAAAATGCTCTACATGAAATTGAAGGCCAAAACGCGGATGTTCCTTCATGGCCCCATAAAAAATATAGATCTCATCCTCATGCATCCTTGGAAAATAACCAGTTACGACCGCTTCCTTCTCTTCATAATTCAGATTCGTTTCATGCACACGAATTCTTACAACCGAGTACATATTTTCTTCATTATGAAAGATCGTCACTAAATGACTTCCTTTCATGAACATTTTCTCTTCTGAAAACAAATCCAACGAATCTTGCTGGCTCAACGCTTCTCCCCACCTTTCCATGCATATGCTTTTTATTTACTCAGCATTCATTTCTTCCAACAGTTTCTTACCGTGCGCAGCAAGCATATGGTCAGGCTGTGCTTCCAAAGCCTTATCAAAATAAGCCATCGCTGCTTGCGCATCCTCACGATACCCTGCAAACGCAACACCTAAATTATAATAAGCATCCGCATGATTCGGATCCTGTTCCACAACTAAATTCAGTTGATTGATCAATTCATCATATAATTCCGCATTAGCAAGACATAACGCATATTGGAATCTTGCATCAACGTCCTCAGGGCTCAGCTCCACCGTTCTCTGTAAATAAGGCATCGCCAATTTCGGCTGATCTAATGCCATCAATGTCAATCCAAGCATGAAGTAAGCATCGCTGTTATCCAGCCCTAAACGGATTGCCTTTTCGAACATATCCTTCGCTTCGACTAGTTTAGAATCTGATTCATAATATAAGTTTCCTAAAGAATAGTAAGCCGCTGCTGCATTTTCATCCAGCTCGATCGCCTTTTTGTAAAACTTGACCGCTTTATCCGTTTCACCAACGGCAGTCAATACATTCCCAAAGTTTATGTAGGCAACAGGCTCATTCGGATTTTCCTCGATCGCCTCATTAAAAACTTTCGCCGCTTCTTCGTATTTCCCTTGCTGCATAAATTCAATTCCTTGTTGATTCTTATCCATATCCATTCACACTCCATTTTTATATTAAAAAGTATAGCATAAGCCAGTGGTCGAATTCAGGCGGTACACCCGCAATCCAAAAGAAGTCCCCAACCGCAAACACAGCTGGGGACATGCTTATTTTACCCTACGTAAGTCAGTTTTTCACCTTTTTTAAATACTTCATCAATCGTACCGCCGCCAAGGCACACTTCACCTTCATAGAATACGACTGCTTGTCCAGGTGTGATCGCGCGGACTGGCTCGTCAAAGATGACTTCGACGTCACCATTGTCCAAGACCTTCACCTTAACACCGCTATCCTCTTGACGATACCTGAACTTTGCCGTACATGTAAATTCACCCGCAGGTATATGTTCCGCTACCCAGCTGACATTCACTGCACGAAGGGAATTGGAATACAGCACATCATTATCAAAGCCTTGACACACATATAAAACATTGCGCTTCAAGTCTTTTCCCGCAACAAACCAAGGTTCGCCGCTGCCGCCAATCCCTAGACCGTGACGCTGACCGATGGTGTAATACATCAATCCGTCATGCTTGCCCATGACCTTGCCATCCATCGTGACCATATCACCAGGCTGAGCTGGTAGGTAATTGCTTAAAAACTCTTTGAAATTGCGTTCACCGATAAAACAGATGCCTGTAGAATCTTTTTTCGTTGCCGTGGCAAGACCCGCTTCTTTCGCAATTTCACGGACTTCCTTCTTATCAATGTGTCCAAGCGGAAACATGACTTTTTCCAACTGTTCTTGAGTAAGCTGGTTCAAGAAGTACGTTTGATCTTTATTATTATCGACACCGCGAAGCATTTTGTATTCGCCATCCCGGTATTCAACCTGTGCGTAATGACCTGTAGCCACATAATCGGCACCAAGGCTTACTGCATGTTCAAGAAATGCCTTGAACTTGATTTCCTTATTGCACATTACATCCGGATTCGGGGTACGGCCCGCTTTATACTCATCCAAGAAATAAGTGAAAACTTTATCCCAATACTGCTTCTCGAAATTGACCGCATAATAAGGGATGCCGATTTGATTACATACGGCAATTACATCATTGTAATCTTCCGTTGCCGTACAGACTCCGTTTTCATCTGTATCATCCCAGTTCTTCATGAAAATCCCGACAACATCATAGCCTTGATTCTTCAATAGCAGGGCTGACACAGAAGAATCCACGCCTCCTGACATACCCACGACGACGCGGGTGTCCTGTGGTGCTTTTCTCATTCTGTCACCTCATTTATTTAAAGTAAGAATTATCTTCTCACTAATCTATTAACGATTTTAACGGTGGTTTCAGCCGCCTGCCTTACTTCCTCTTCCGTGTTGTTCAGACCGAAGCTGAAACGAATCGAATTCTTCGTCCGCTCCGAATCTTTCCCGAACATCGCCACAAGCACATGCGACGGATCGATTGACCCAGCTGTACAAGCGGATCCGCTCGATACAGCAACACCTGCCAAGTCCATATTAACGAGCATCGATTCCACATTCGTACCAGGAAAACTAACATTCAGCACATGCGGCAGCGACTGTTCCATAGATCCGTTAATTTCATATTGTACATCCGCCTCATCAAAGACGGCAAGCAATACGTCTTTAAATCGCTTGTATTGCTCCTTTTTCTCTTTCATCATGCTTTGTGCAATTGAAACGGCTTCTGCAAAACCGGCAATTGCAGGCACGCTTTCCGTACCAGCACGGCGCTTGCGTTCTTGTTCCCCGCCATATAATTGCGGATTCAGCTTCAAGCCTTCACGCATATAAAGAAAGCCGATTCCTTTTGGACCGTTGATTTTATGCGCGGTTACACTAAGCAAATCCACACCCAACTCTCGAACGTCGATAGAGATCAAACCATATGCCTGAACCGCATCCGTATGGAAAATGGCTTGATGCCCCTTGAGCAGCTCTCCAATTTCAGCAATCGGCTGGACCGTTCCAACCTCATTATTGCCGAACATGACCGAAACCAAAATCGTGTCATCCCGCAATGCGGCCTTTAGATCGGCAATTGAAATAAGCCCCGCTTCATTCACAGGTAAATATGTGACCTCAAAGCCAGACTTCTCAAGGAATTGGCATGTATGCAAAACCGCATGATGCTCAATCTCCGTCGTAATGATGTGCTTCCCTTTATCTTTATAAGCATTCGCAACACCAATGATCGCCGTATTATCCGCCTCGGTTCCGCCGCTCGTGAAAATGATTTCATTCCGCCCCGCACCGATGCTCGCCGCAATACTCGAACGCGCCTCATCCAAAACATGGCGTGCCTCCCGACCGAAAGCATGAATGCTCGACGGATTCCCGAAGTCATGGCTCATGACCGTCATCATCCTATCGATCACATTCGGATGCATCGGTGAAGTCGCAGCATGATCTAAATATATTCTGTCCACTTTTTTGTCGCCTCCATTAAAAAACGCAAGCGCCTACATAATAGGCGCATTGCTAATCACTTAAATATAGTACATATAAGAATCGATTTCACCCGTATCCTTGTAGCTCGCCAAATCCATAAGCGTCGTATTATCCAATACGTCCTTCACAGCATCGCGAATCCGGATCCAAAGCTGGCGCTTCACCGGCTCCTCATCCTCAATTCCTTCAACAGGAGTAATCGGCCCTTCCAATACACGAATGACATCACCAGAAGTAATCTCCTGAGGATCTTTAGACAGGACATACCCGCCATACGCACCGCGCACACTCTTCACCAATCCCGCATTACGAAGCGGCGCAATCAGCTGCTCCAAATAATGCTCCGACAGATTATGCGTCTGGGCAATCGATTTCAAACTCTTCGGGCCTTCTCCATAATGTTTAGCAAGCTCAATCATAATTGTCAAACCATAACGGCCTTTAGTAGATATCTTCATACATATACACCTCAAATTATTTATCCGTTTCTAAATTCTTTTGAAATTATAGCATATTCCCGCCGGAAATGCATTCACCCGCCCTTCATTTGTCAAATTATCCTAATTGGAGAGGTAGGAAAAAGGAAAGAAAAGAATGAAATGTGAACGATAGGATGACGAATTTTATACAGCATTTTGGGTTAGGACTGATTTTTTTGCTCGGACGGCCGGATTATTGCGGGGATAGGTCGAATTATTTGCTTAGACGGCCGGATTATTGTGGCGATAGGGCGAATCTTTCGCTTGGACGGTCGGTTTATTGCGGGGATAGGTTGAATCTTTGGCTTGGACGGTCGGATTATTGGGTGCTAGAACGGATTTTTCGCTTGGAAGCTGGATTATTTACGCTAGGGCGAATCTTTCGATCGGACGGTCGGATTATTGCAGGGATAGGTCGAATCTTTCGCTTGGACGGTCGGATTATTGGGTGCTAGAGCGGATTTTTCGCTTGGAAGCTGGATTATTTACGCTAGGTCGGATTTTTCGATCGGACGGTCGGATTATTGCAGGGATAGGGCGAATCTTTCGCTTGGACGGTCGGTTTATTGCAGGGACAGGTCGAATCTTTCGCTTGGACGGTCGGTTTATTGGGTGCTAGAGCGGATTTTTCGCTTGGAAGCTGGATTATTTACGCTAGGTCGGATTTTTCGATCGGACGGTCGGATTATTGCAGGGATAGGTCGAATCTTTCGATCGGACGGCCGGATTATTGCGGGGATAGGTTGAATTAATAAGAAAGTACGTTACATGCCACATTTAATTTCACTAAAATACAGGAAATCACTTTATTAACCGAGAATACTTCACTTAAATCTATAAGGAGTGGTTATCATGATCATTAAAAACTGCAAGATGCCTTTAAAAATAGACATGCTCGAAGCTCTGATGAGACGCTTACCTCATGGACATGCGAAGCAACCGGCAATTATTGAAGATATCAAAAAAATCAAGGCCGGATACAACGGTGAAAACAGAGTCTTCCAATCTCTTAAATCCCTTCCTGAAAAAGAGTATCTACTCTTTCATGACCTCCGACTAATTGGATCATCTTTCCCCTTCCAAATGGACATCCTCATTCTCACATCCTCTTTCCTTTTAATCCTTGAAGTCAAAAACATGGCTGGTGAAATCTTTTTCGATAATGCATTCAATCAACTTATCCGTACAAATCCAGATGGAAAAACCGAAGCTTTTGATGATCCCATATTGCAAGTGAGCCGGCAGCGACAGCAGTTATTAGACTGGTTAAAAACAAAAAGAATGAACAACCTTCCAGTTGAAACCCTCGTTGTCAGTGCCAATTCTTCAACGATCATTCGGGCCGGGAATACGGATATTAATAGAAAAGTGATACGTAAGGATCGGATTCTACTTAAAATTGAGGAATTAAAAAACAAGTATAACGAAGCGGTCCTTTCTACTAGAGCAATGAAACGATTATCGAATTTATTGCTTGATGGTCACATCCCTTATATTCCTAAACCGCTAGAGAATTATAGAATTCCGATTACCGCCCTCCAAACCGGAGTATTCTGCGATAAGTGTCATGCATTTTCGATGGAGCGGAAATCAAGAAAGTGGATTTGCCGTACCTGTTTGGATTTTTCCCTCGATGCTCACATTCCGGCACTTTATGATTATCTATACCTCGTCAAACCTACCATTACCAATAAGGAATTTCGAAACTTCCTACAACTCCAATCCCCATCCAGTGCAAAGAAACTATTACTTTCACTAAAATTGAATCATTCCGGACATACTAGAGGCAGATTTTATCTATTAAATTCTCTCATAGAAGCAGAGGTAGGATTTCTCCGCTGATAAGTCGAATTAGTCCGCTGGTAGGTCGGATTTCTCCGCTGGTAGGTCGGATTAATCCCCTGTAGGATGAAATATTCCGCTGATAGATTGAATTATCGAGCTCACAGCAAAAATTAAATCCCCACACGGACTACTATAATAGGAATTCCCCCTCTTTTATAGCATAATCAGCGCATTTCCCCCATCAGTTGTGATACCTTATATAAAAAGGAGAGGTGCGCAATGAATATTAAACCGCTTGCTTTCCGGATGCGGCCTCGGTCGATTGATGAGATCATCGGGCAGGAGCATCTGGTCGGTGAAGGGAAAATTATCGCAAGGATGGTGAAAGCCAAGCAGCTTTCTTCCATGATCCTGTATGGTCCGCCGGGAATCGGCAAGACTTCGATTGCAAGTGCGATTGCCGGAAGCACGAAGTTTGCTTTTAGGACACTGAACGCGGTGACCAATAATAAAAAGGATATGGAAATCGTGGCTGCCGAGGCTAAGATGTCGGGGAAAGTGATTCTGCTGCTTGATGAGGTTCATCGTCTCGATAAGGCGAAGCAGGATTTCCTATTGCCTTATCTTGAAAACGGGATGATCACCTTGATCGGTGCAACGACCAGCAATCCCTATCATGCAATCAATCCGGCCATCCGAAGCAGGTGCCAGATTTTCGAGCTCAAATCATTGGAAACCTTTGATATAACCAAAGCTCTGGAACGGGCACTTCATGATGAAGAGCGCGGGCTTGGTGCGTATATAACGGATGTCAGCCTTGATGCCCTTACCCATTTCGCAACGGCTTCGAACGGAGATGTCCGCAGTGCGCTTAACGCTCTTGAGCTCGCCGTCATTTCCACCGAACCTGATGAGTCCGGAACGATTCATATAGATCTGCAAATTGCCGAGGAATGCATGCAGAAAAAAAGCTTCTCACATGACAAGGATGGAGATGCCCATTACGATGTTCTGTCGGCTTTCCAAAAATCAATTCGCGGCAGTGATGTGAATGCAGCCCTTCATTATTTGGGGCGATTGGTCGAAGCCGGCGATCTTGTCAGCATTGCCCGTCGCATGGTGGTCATCGC
This window contains:
- the recD2 gene encoding SF1B family DNA helicase RecD2, with the protein product MSQQDSLDLFSEEKMFMKGSHLVTIFHNEENMYSVVRIRVHETNLNYEEKEAVVTGYFPRMHEDEIYIFYGAMKEHPRFGLQFHVEHFRKDLPQSKEGIVSYLSGDLFKGIGKKTAESIVETLGEKAISKILAQPSLLDDIPKLSGEKAKGLYDTLVEHQGLEQVMIALNQYGFGPQLSMKIYQMYKQDTITMVQGNPYKLVEDIEGIGFGRADELGHQLGISGSHPDRIKAACLYTLESQCLQDGNIYIEAEQLLEAVKRLLEENKRDRIEFTNISSEIIELTQEGKIVVEDQRIYPPSLFYSEKGIVMNIKRLLAQTEYEDQFPESEFLLALGELEERLDVSYAPAQKEAIQTALQSPMLILTGGPGTGKTTVIKGIVELYAELHGVSMDINDYKKEGSDPFPFVLAAPTGRAAKRMAESTGLPAVTIHRLLGWNGSEGFSHDEDNQLDGRIVIIDEVSMVDTWLAHQLFKALPENVQVILVGDEDQLPSVGPGQVLKDLLASNCVPTVSLEHIYRQADGSSIIELAHEIKKGRLPDDVTKQQEDRSFIRCQTGQIAQVIEKVVANARTKGFTAKDIQVLAPMYRGPAGIDALNKMLQEVFNSNADEKRREIKFGDVIYRTGDKVLQLVNQPEEGVFNGDMGEIVSILFAKENTDSVDKVIISFEGIEVTYTKQDLNQITHAYCCSIHKSQGSEFPIVILPVVKSYYRMLRRNLLYTAITRSKNFLILCGEEDAFRLGIERNDEMSRKTTLREKLQGILSEEEMPAEKGEVSQQSSYLDILMHADPMIGMENVTPYDFM
- a CDS encoding tetratricopeptide repeat protein; protein product: MDKNQQGIEFMQQGKYEEAAKVFNEAIEENPNEPVAYINFGNVLTAVGETDKAVKFYKKAIELDENAAAAYYSLGNLYYESDSKLVEAKDMFEKAIRLGLDNSDAYFMLGLTLMALDQPKLAMPYLQRTVELSPEDVDARFQYALCLANAELYDELINQLNLVVEQDPNHADAYYNLGVAFAGYREDAQAAMAYFDKALEAQPDHMLAAHGKKLLEEMNAE
- the mnmA gene encoding tRNA 2-thiouridine(34) synthase MnmA — translated: MRKAPQDTRVVVGMSGGVDSSVSALLLKNQGYDVVGIFMKNWDDTDENGVCTATEDYNDVIAVCNQIGIPYYAVNFEKQYWDKVFTYFLDEYKAGRTPNPDVMCNKEIKFKAFLEHAVSLGADYVATGHYAQVEYRDGEYKMLRGVDNNKDQTYFLNQLTQEQLEKVMFPLGHIDKKEVREIAKEAGLATATKKDSTGICFIGERNFKEFLSNYLPAQPGDMVTMDGKVMGKHDGLMYYTIGQRHGLGIGGSGEPWFVAGKDLKRNVLYVCQGFDNDVLYSNSLRAVNVSWVAEHIPAGEFTCTAKFRYRQEDSGVKVKVLDNGDVEVIFDEPVRAITPGQAVVFYEGEVCLGGGTIDEVFKKGEKLTYVG
- a CDS encoding cysteine desulfurase family protein; amino-acid sequence: MDRIYLDHAATSPMHPNVIDRMMTVMSHDFGNPSSIHAFGREARHVLDEARSSIAASIGAGRNEIIFTSGGTEADNTAIIGVANAYKDKGKHIITTEIEHHAVLHTCQFLEKSGFEVTYLPVNEAGLISIADLKAALRDDTILVSVMFGNNEVGTVQPIAEIGELLKGHQAIFHTDAVQAYGLISIDVRELGVDLLSVTAHKINGPKGIGFLYMREGLKLNPQLYGGEQERKRRAGTESVPAIAGFAEAVSIAQSMMKEKKEQYKRFKDVLLAVFDEADVQYEINGSMEQSLPHVLNVSFPGTNVESMLVNMDLAGVAVSSGSACTAGSIDPSHVLVAMFGKDSERTKNSIRFSFGLNNTEEEVRQAAETTVKIVNRLVRR
- the cymR gene encoding cysteine metabolism transcriptional regulator CymR; protein product: MKISTKGRYGLTIMIELAKHYGEGPKSLKSIAQTHNLSEHYLEQLIAPLRNAGLVKSVRGAYGGYVLSKDPQEITSGDVIRVLEGPITPVEGIEDEEPVKRQLWIRIRDAVKDVLDNTTLMDLASYKDTGEIDSYMYYI
- a CDS encoding nuclease-related domain-containing protein — its product is MIIKNCKMPLKIDMLEALMRRLPHGHAKQPAIIEDIKKIKAGYNGENRVFQSLKSLPEKEYLLFHDLRLIGSSFPFQMDILILTSSFLLILEVKNMAGEIFFDNAFNQLIRTNPDGKTEAFDDPILQVSRQRQQLLDWLKTKRMNNLPVETLVVSANSSTIIRAGNTDINRKVIRKDRILLKIEELKNKYNEAVLSTRAMKRLSNLLLDGHIPYIPKPLENYRIPITALQTGVFCDKCHAFSMERKSRKWICRTCLDFSLDAHIPALYDYLYLVKPTITNKEFRNFLQLQSPSSAKKLLLSLKLNHSGHTRGRFYLLNSLIEAEVGFLR
- a CDS encoding replication-associated recombination protein A; the encoded protein is MNIKPLAFRMRPRSIDEIIGQEHLVGEGKIIARMVKAKQLSSMILYGPPGIGKTSIASAIAGSTKFAFRTLNAVTNNKKDMEIVAAEAKMSGKVILLLDEVHRLDKAKQDFLLPYLENGMITLIGATTSNPYHAINPAIRSRCQIFELKSLETFDITKALERALHDEERGLGAYITDVSLDALTHFATASNGDVRSALNALELAVISTEPDESGTIHIDLQIAEECMQKKSFSHDKDGDAHYDVLSAFQKSIRGSDVNAALHYLGRLVEAGDLVSIARRMVVIAYEDIGLANPQAGPRALAAVEAAERLGFPEARIPLANSVIELCLSPKSNTAITAIDAALSDIRSGHSGDVPDHLKDAHYKGATELGRGISYLYPHDYENGWVKQQYLPDKLRRKKYYKPKKSGKFEQALASVYENIEKKK